Proteins from a genomic interval of Diaphorobacter sp. HDW4A:
- a CDS encoding collagen-like triple helix repeat-containing protein codes for MSGASGAVGDVGSTVSNVLNTALGNTVLGGVSAPAGGVVQEVGQAVGSLATGVAGGLGQIGTNPDPIGTTLSSLDPTVGHVGHAVSSLGDTVSALDKPELGIVGDVAGVAGGVVDQVGTTVTNLGTTVGTIVDSSGVRNLTTGVAGAVTPLLSNTIGTVQNLGNATGLGEPVTNILTLVGGLVTTTGNGLAATQAPIITPTGNLVAATGETVSALGGATSTNSATGSGLLGGLLGNTVGTVTNVVSGATGGTTGGTATGALGGVVGTVTNVVGGLTGGLTNGSGSTGGAATGALGGVVGTVTNVVGGLTGGLTNGSGSTGGAATGALGGVVGTVTNVVGGLTGGLTGGTTTGTATGAVGGVVTGVVGTVTNVVGGLTGGLTGGTTTGTGTATGAVGGVVSGVVGTVATVVGGVTGGLTGGTTTGTGTGAVGGVVNGVVGTVATVVGGVTGGLTGGTTTGGTTGTTTGAVGGLVGGVVNTVTGVVAGVTGTVAGATGTTTGTTSTGTTTTAGTTTAVGGVVTGVLGTVTGLLGGTSTTTATNTTTTTVGSTGGGLLGGLLGGKR; via the coding sequence GTGTCCGGCGCATCCGGCGCCGTGGGTGATGTCGGCTCCACCGTTTCCAACGTGCTGAACACGGCGCTCGGCAACACGGTACTCGGTGGCGTATCTGCCCCGGCCGGCGGCGTGGTGCAAGAAGTCGGTCAAGCGGTCGGATCGCTCGCCACCGGCGTGGCTGGCGGCCTCGGACAGATCGGCACCAATCCCGACCCCATCGGCACCACACTCAGCAGCCTGGATCCGACCGTGGGTCACGTGGGCCATGCGGTATCGTCTCTGGGCGACACCGTCAGCGCGCTGGACAAGCCAGAGCTCGGCATCGTCGGTGATGTGGCCGGTGTCGCCGGTGGCGTGGTCGATCAAGTGGGAACCACGGTCACCAACCTCGGCACCACGGTTGGCACCATCGTCGACAGCTCCGGCGTGCGCAATCTGACCACAGGCGTAGCCGGTGCTGTCACCCCGCTGCTCTCCAACACCATCGGAACCGTACAGAACCTGGGCAACGCCACAGGTCTGGGCGAGCCGGTGACCAACATCCTGACTCTCGTGGGCGGCCTCGTGACCACCACGGGGAATGGACTTGCTGCGACTCAAGCACCCATCATCACTCCCACCGGCAATCTGGTGGCGGCAACGGGTGAAACAGTCTCCGCACTCGGCGGTGCCACATCGACCAACAGCGCCACGGGCAGCGGCCTGCTTGGCGGATTGCTGGGCAACACGGTTGGCACAGTCACCAACGTGGTCAGCGGCGCAACAGGCGGCACGACCGGGGGCACCGCCACTGGGGCACTGGGCGGTGTCGTTGGCACTGTCACCAATGTCGTTGGCGGCCTGACCGGTGGCCTCACCAACGGTTCGGGCTCCACGGGCGGTGCGGCTACCGGCGCATTGGGCGGCGTGGTTGGCACCGTCACCAATGTGGTGGGCGGCCTGACCGGCGGCCTCACGAATGGTTCAGGCTCCACAGGCGGTGCGGCCACCGGCGCATTGGGCGGGGTGGTTGGCACCGTCACCAACGTGGTGGGTGGACTTACCGGCGGGCTGACCGGCGGCACCACAACAGGGACAGCCACAGGCGCTGTTGGCGGCGTGGTCACCGGTGTGGTTGGCACAGTCACCAACGTGGTGGGCGGACTCACTGGTGGACTGACAGGCGGCACCACCACCGGCACTGGCACAGCCACCGGGGCGGTCGGCGGCGTGGTGAGTGGTGTGGTTGGTACCGTAGCCACCGTGGTCGGTGGTGTGACCGGGGGTCTCACAGGCGGCACGACAACCGGTACGGGCACCGGCGCAGTCGGCGGCGTGGTCAACGGTGTGGTCGGCACTGTCGCCACCGTAGTCGGCGGCGTGACTGGCGGCCTGACAGGCGGAACGACGACGGGAGGCACCACCGGCACGACCACTGGCGCCGTCGGCGGTCTGGTAGGTGGTGTGGTCAACACGGTCACTGGCGTAGTCGCCGGCGTGACCGGTACCGTTGCAGGCGCAACAGGTACCACTACAGGCACGACTTCCACTGGAACCACCACTACCGCAGGCACCACAACAGCGGTGGGCGGCGTGGTGACTGGTGTGCTCGGCACCGTGACTGGCCTGCTGGGCGGCACGTCGACCACCACCGCTACGAACACCACCACAACTACAGTTGGCAGCACCGGCGGTGGCCTGCTTGGTGGTCTGCTTGGAGGCAAAAGATAA
- a CDS encoding PLP-dependent aminotransferase family protein — protein MKFADRLNNVETSAIRELFKLLGKPGIISFAGGFPDSAMFDVSGIKTAVEEVLATQAGAALQYGATEGYQPLREQLSAFMATKGAKDVAPEQLIVTTGSQQALDLLGKTMINPGDKVIVEGPTFLATIQCFRLYGAEVISAPVDSDGVQPDALEKLIVEHQPKLVYLIPTFGNPSGATLSLERRKQVLELAVKHQVLVVEDDPYGDLYFGEAPPASLLALSPSVPGSREWLAHCGSLSKVLCPGLRIGWLIAHPELLARATMCKQFSDAHTSTYAQATAAQYLLSGVMPQTLARVRAVYAERAKAMGDALRLELGDAVEFVQPKGGLFMWVKLTGARGQESNANELAKRAIAEGVAFVPGAPFFSQNPDLSTLRLSFATADVDKIREGIARLKKALAA, from the coding sequence ATGAAATTTGCTGACCGTTTAAACAATGTCGAGACCTCGGCGATCCGTGAATTGTTCAAGTTGCTGGGCAAGCCCGGCATCATCAGTTTTGCCGGCGGTTTCCCCGACAGCGCCATGTTTGATGTCAGCGGCATCAAGACTGCGGTGGAAGAAGTGCTCGCAACGCAGGCCGGTGCCGCGCTGCAGTACGGAGCGACCGAGGGCTACCAGCCGCTGCGCGAGCAGCTCTCGGCCTTCATGGCGACCAAGGGCGCGAAGGATGTGGCGCCCGAGCAGCTGATCGTCACCACCGGCAGCCAGCAGGCGCTGGACCTGCTCGGCAAGACCATGATCAACCCCGGCGACAAGGTGATCGTTGAAGGCCCGACGTTTCTCGCAACGATTCAGTGCTTCCGTCTCTATGGTGCGGAAGTCATCAGTGCTCCCGTCGACAGCGATGGCGTGCAGCCCGATGCGCTCGAGAAGCTCATCGTGGAGCACCAGCCCAAGCTGGTCTATCTGATCCCTACCTTCGGCAACCCAAGCGGCGCGACGCTCTCGCTGGAGCGCCGCAAGCAGGTGCTGGAGTTGGCGGTCAAGCACCAGGTGCTGGTGGTGGAAGATGACCCGTATGGTGATCTGTACTTCGGTGAAGCCCCACCAGCGAGCCTGCTTGCGCTCTCGCCCAGCGTGCCCGGCAGCCGCGAATGGCTGGCGCACTGCGGTTCTCTCAGCAAGGTGCTGTGCCCGGGGCTGCGCATCGGCTGGCTGATCGCCCATCCCGAGTTGCTGGCGCGCGCCACCATGTGCAAGCAGTTCAGCGATGCCCATACCAGTACCTACGCGCAGGCCACCGCGGCGCAGTATCTGCTGTCGGGTGTGATGCCGCAGACGCTCGCGCGCGTGCGTGCCGTGTATGCGGAACGCGCCAAGGCGATGGGCGATGCGCTGCGTTTGGAACTCGGCGATGCGGTGGAGTTCGTGCAGCCCAAGGGTGGTCTCTTCATGTGGGTGAAGCTCACCGGCGCACGGGGTCAGGAAAGCAATGCCAACGAGCTTGCCAAGCGCGCGATTGCCGAAGGCGTGGCCTTTGTGCCGGGCGCTCCTTTCTTCAGTCAGAACCCCGATCTGTCCACGCTGCGCCTTTCGTTCGCAACGGCGGATGTCGACAAGATCCGCGAAGGCATTGCGCGCTTGAAGAAGGCGCTGGCCGCCTGA
- a CDS encoding SlyX family protein encodes MSDFNETTDQRLSDLEIKASFTEDLLDQLNLTIYRQQQQIDDLIRVVADLRKQLPESGAPGSGQAIVNERPPHY; translated from the coding sequence ATGTCCGATTTCAACGAAACCACCGACCAGCGACTGAGCGATCTCGAGATCAAGGCCAGCTTCACCGAAGACCTGCTCGATCAGCTCAACCTCACCATCTACCGGCAACAGCAGCAGATCGACGATCTGATCCGCGTGGTGGCCGATCTGCGCAAGCAGTTGCCAGAATCGGGCGCACCCGGTTCAGGTCAGGCCATCGTCAACGAACGCCCGCCGCATTACTGA
- a CDS encoding aldo/keto reductase, which translates to MQYRNLGKSQLKVSALCLGTMMFGDQTELAEASSIVAHAREHGVNYMDTADVYTKGASESMVGQILKGRRDEWVLATKLGNRMSDRSNEGQYSRKWMLREVEASLARLQTDHVDILYLHRDFNGMDMEEPLRALDTLVRDGKIRYWGLSNFRAWRIGEMVHGARQIGMPGPVVCQPYYNLLNRMPEVEILPACEHFGIGVTSYSPVARGVLTGKYLPGQAPQEGTRAGRGDRRMTETEFREESLQIAQRLKQHAGECGISLAQFATAWVLAHRAISSVIAGPRTLAQWQDYFPALDYVVTPEDDGLVDELVAPGHPSTPGYTDPAYPLHPRRRT; encoded by the coding sequence ATGCAATACCGCAATCTCGGCAAGAGCCAGCTCAAGGTGTCCGCGCTGTGCCTGGGCACGATGATGTTCGGCGACCAGACGGAGCTGGCCGAAGCCTCGTCCATCGTGGCCCATGCGCGCGAGCACGGCGTGAACTACATGGACACGGCGGACGTCTACACCAAGGGTGCGTCCGAATCGATGGTCGGCCAGATCCTCAAGGGCCGGCGCGACGAATGGGTGCTGGCCACCAAGCTCGGCAACCGCATGTCGGATCGTTCGAACGAGGGCCAGTATTCGCGCAAGTGGATGCTGCGCGAGGTCGAGGCGAGTCTGGCGCGGCTGCAGACCGATCACGTCGACATCCTCTACCTGCACCGCGACTTCAACGGCATGGATATGGAAGAGCCGCTGCGCGCGCTCGACACGCTGGTGCGCGATGGCAAGATCCGCTACTGGGGGCTGTCCAACTTCCGCGCGTGGCGCATTGGAGAGATGGTGCACGGTGCGCGCCAGATCGGCATGCCCGGCCCGGTGGTCTGCCAGCCGTACTACAACCTGCTCAACCGCATGCCCGAGGTCGAGATCCTGCCGGCCTGCGAGCATTTCGGCATCGGCGTGACCTCGTACAGCCCGGTCGCGCGCGGCGTGCTCACCGGCAAGTATCTGCCGGGCCAGGCCCCGCAGGAAGGTACGCGCGCGGGCCGTGGCGATCGCCGCATGACCGAGACCGAGTTCCGCGAAGAATCCCTGCAGATCGCGCAGCGCCTCAAGCAGCATGCCGGTGAATGCGGCATCTCGCTTGCGCAGTTCGCCACCGCCTGGGTGCTCGCGCATCGCGCTATCAGTTCGGTGATCGCGGGTCCGCGCACGCTCGCGCAGTGGCAGGACTATTTCCCAGCGCTCGACTACGTGGTCACGCCCGAAGACGACGGACTTGTCGACGAACTGGTCGCGCCAGGCCATCCGTCCACGCCGGGCTATACCGATCCGGCGTACCCTTTGCACCCGCGTCGTCGCACCTGA
- a CDS encoding LysR family transcriptional regulator — protein MLSAQLQDTALRYLLEVVRSGSVSEAATRLNVTPSAVSRQIATLEDLLGVPLFERRPRGMVASPAGEVLANHARRNALEAERAVSDIQALQGLRRGMVRICSSSGFAIEFLPRVIAQFREQYPGMQFQLRVCGPQAATQALLRGDADIAVTYSRTAERDIAVAYRGAASIYAFMRPDHPLSQHSHVTLRQLQPHPLALPDAENTVRQLFDIACSQKGLVFDPVLVCNQFEALMHFVLYDGGVSIAGGITVRDRVLRGELHAAPIRERGLSSRNVEVQTMAERTLPEGPRAFMHYLIVQLESLAAEKLHRA, from the coding sequence CTGTTGTCGGCCCAGTTGCAGGACACCGCCCTGCGCTATCTGCTGGAGGTCGTGCGCAGCGGCTCGGTAAGCGAAGCGGCAACGCGGCTCAACGTCACGCCGTCCGCCGTGAGCCGACAGATAGCCACGCTCGAAGATCTGCTCGGCGTGCCGCTGTTCGAGCGCCGGCCACGCGGCATGGTCGCAAGCCCCGCGGGCGAGGTGCTGGCGAATCACGCGCGCCGAAATGCGCTCGAAGCCGAGCGCGCGGTATCGGACATCCAGGCGCTGCAGGGCCTCAGGCGAGGCATGGTGCGCATCTGCAGTTCATCGGGGTTTGCGATCGAGTTTCTGCCTCGCGTGATCGCCCAATTTCGCGAGCAGTATCCGGGCATGCAGTTCCAGCTGCGGGTGTGTGGTCCGCAGGCCGCGACGCAGGCGCTGCTGCGCGGTGATGCCGACATCGCGGTCACCTACAGCCGCACGGCCGAGCGCGACATTGCCGTGGCGTATCGCGGCGCGGCCTCTATCTATGCATTCATGCGCCCGGATCATCCGCTCTCACAACATTCGCATGTCACGCTGCGCCAGTTGCAGCCGCATCCGCTAGCCCTGCCCGATGCGGAAAACACCGTGCGGCAACTGTTCGACATCGCCTGCAGTCAGAAAGGTCTGGTCTTCGACCCGGTACTGGTCTGCAACCAATTCGAGGCACTGATGCATTTCGTGCTGTATGACGGCGGGGTGTCGATTGCGGGCGGCATCACCGTGCGCGACCGCGTGCTGCGCGGCGAGTTGCATGCCGCGCCAATCCGCGAGCGCGGGCTCTCCAGCCGCAATGTTGAGGTGCAGACCATGGCGGAGCGCACGCTGCCCGAAGGCCCGCGTGCGTTCATGCACTACCTCATCGTGCAGCTCGAATCACTTGCCGCCGAGAAGCTGCATCGCGCGTGA
- a CDS encoding amidase, whose translation MTNDSTQPGKPPATGGIVELAATELSRAIHAREVSCVEVLDAYFAQIDRFNPQVNAIVASLPREQLRTQASALDADLARGESRGVLHGFPQAPKDIMPAKGMVTTKGSPIFKGQVSQTDAVVFDRMRASGAIFVGRTNSPEFGLGGHTYNEVYGTTRNAFDPSLSAGGSSGGAGVCVALRMLPVADGSDMMGSLRTPAAFNHVYGMRTSVGCIPHGPTDEIFFQQFSVGGPMARNVPDLALLLSVMGGFDARLPLTHRAANIDFRAPLVRDFKGARIAWLGDLGGHLPTEPGLLEVCDKALVHFEAIGCIVDRVLPQFDMESLWRAWLDLRSFQFAGTNRALYDDPAKRRLLKPEAVWELERGLALTAMQVFDAARVRSAWYECLRRLHLQYEALLLPSAQVFPFDAALDWPHAVGGQSMDTYHRWMQTVIGATMAGLPALSVPAGLDADGRPVGLQIIGRTQDDFGVLQLGHAYDLASGASKVRSPLLG comes from the coding sequence ATGACGAACGATTCCACTCAACCAGGGAAGCCGCCCGCGACCGGCGGCATCGTGGAGCTTGCAGCGACCGAGCTGTCGCGCGCCATCCATGCGCGCGAGGTCTCGTGCGTGGAGGTGCTCGATGCGTACTTCGCGCAGATCGACCGCTTCAACCCGCAGGTCAACGCCATCGTCGCCAGTCTGCCGCGCGAACAGCTGCGGACGCAGGCCAGTGCGCTGGACGCGGACCTCGCGCGCGGCGAGAGCAGGGGCGTGCTGCATGGGTTCCCGCAGGCGCCCAAGGACATCATGCCGGCCAAGGGCATGGTCACGACGAAGGGCTCGCCGATCTTCAAGGGCCAGGTGTCACAGACCGATGCTGTGGTCTTCGATCGCATGCGGGCATCGGGCGCGATCTTCGTGGGACGCACCAACTCGCCGGAGTTCGGCCTCGGCGGCCACACCTACAACGAGGTGTACGGCACCACGCGCAACGCGTTCGATCCGTCGCTCTCTGCCGGAGGCAGCAGCGGCGGTGCAGGCGTGTGCGTGGCACTGCGCATGCTACCCGTGGCGGATGGCTCGGACATGATGGGCTCGCTGCGCACTCCCGCCGCGTTCAACCATGTGTATGGCATGCGCACCTCGGTGGGCTGCATTCCGCACGGACCGACCGACGAGATCTTTTTTCAGCAATTCAGCGTCGGCGGACCGATGGCGCGCAACGTGCCCGATCTCGCGCTGCTGCTGTCGGTGATGGGGGGCTTCGATGCGCGCCTTCCGCTCACGCATCGCGCTGCCAACATCGACTTTCGTGCACCGCTTGTGCGCGACTTCAAGGGCGCACGCATCGCATGGCTTGGCGATCTGGGCGGGCACCTGCCGACCGAACCCGGCCTGCTTGAGGTGTGCGACAAGGCGCTTGTGCATTTCGAAGCGATAGGCTGCATAGTCGACCGCGTCCTGCCGCAGTTCGACATGGAAAGCCTGTGGCGCGCCTGGCTCGACCTGCGCAGCTTTCAGTTTGCGGGTACCAATCGTGCGCTGTATGACGATCCGGCCAAACGCCGCTTGCTCAAGCCCGAAGCCGTGTGGGAACTGGAGCGGGGCTTGGCGCTTACCGCCATGCAGGTGTTCGATGCAGCACGTGTGCGTTCGGCTTGGTACGAATGTCTGCGCCGCCTGCATCTTCAATATGAGGCCTTGCTGTTGCCGTCCGCACAGGTCTTTCCGTTTGACGCCGCATTGGACTGGCCGCATGCGGTCGGCGGTCAGTCGATGGACACCTACCACCGCTGGATGCAGACGGTGATCGGCGCCACCATGGCTGGGTTGCCTGCGTTGTCGGTTCCCGCAGGTCTCGACGCGGACGGGCGGCCCGTGGGGCTGCAGATCATCGGGCGTACGCAGGATGACTTTGGCGTGTTGCAACTGGGGCATGCATATGACCTGGCGAGCGGGGCATCAAAGGTGCGCAGTCCGTTGCTGGGTTGA
- a CDS encoding Bug family tripartite tricarboxylate transporter substrate binding protein, whose product MQRISRKSFLRAAVSACALISLVSSPLIAAAQSQAATDYPQRPIKLIVPFLAGGATDILGRLLATSLGERLGQSVVVENKPGAGTTVAAALVAKAPADGYTLFLGSSSTLVLNPSIRKALAYDPFKSFTYLGSVATMGQLVVVNPQVPIRSLKELVAAANKPDNTISYASFGSGSSAHFGGELLQSALGTKMTHVPFNGSAQSLTSVMGGQVPVGIDTVVASLPQVRAGKVRAIASLSAERHPLYPDVPTVAESGYPGFASEAWFGLLAPAGLPVPVRDKVEAALQYVLAQPDVQKKLRDVGLNPSWSNGAQLLARTQQELPQMKVVAEKAHIQAD is encoded by the coding sequence TTGCAGCGTATTTCCCGTAAGAGCTTCTTGCGTGCCGCCGTGTCGGCATGCGCATTGATTTCCCTCGTGTCGAGTCCCCTGATCGCGGCCGCTCAGAGTCAGGCCGCGACCGATTATCCCCAGCGTCCGATCAAGCTCATCGTTCCGTTTCTCGCGGGCGGTGCGACAGACATCCTGGGGCGCTTGCTTGCCACATCGTTGGGCGAGCGCCTGGGCCAATCCGTCGTCGTCGAGAACAAGCCGGGCGCTGGCACCACTGTGGCAGCGGCACTGGTAGCCAAGGCTCCGGCGGATGGCTATACGCTGTTTCTGGGCTCCAGTTCCACACTGGTGCTGAACCCGTCGATCCGCAAGGCGCTGGCCTACGATCCGTTCAAGAGCTTCACCTATTTGGGCTCGGTCGCAACCATGGGGCAACTGGTCGTGGTGAATCCGCAAGTCCCAATTCGTTCACTGAAGGAACTCGTGGCTGCTGCGAACAAGCCGGACAACACGATCAGCTATGCATCGTTTGGAAGCGGATCATCGGCACATTTTGGTGGCGAACTGCTGCAGTCGGCGTTGGGGACGAAGATGACGCACGTGCCGTTCAATGGCAGTGCCCAGAGTCTGACCTCCGTGATGGGCGGACAGGTGCCTGTTGGTATCGACACAGTGGTCGCATCGCTGCCGCAAGTGCGCGCGGGCAAGGTCCGGGCCATTGCGTCGCTGAGCGCTGAGCGGCATCCGCTCTATCCAGATGTACCTACGGTGGCTGAAAGCGGCTATCCCGGTTTCGCGTCTGAAGCGTGGTTCGGCCTGCTTGCACCCGCCGGACTGCCTGTGCCAGTGCGTGACAAGGTGGAGGCAGCTCTGCAATATGTGCTGGCGCAGCCGGATGTTCAGAAAAAATTGCGTGACGTGGGCTTGAATCCTTCGTGGTCCAATGGAGCGCAATTGCTGGCGCGCACGCAGCAAGAGCTTCCGCAGATGAAGGTTGTCGCAGAGAAGGCGCATATCCAGGCGGACTGA
- a CDS encoding DUF3820 family protein — MTPQDLEQLLTTPMPFGKHQGTVIADLPANYLHWFAREGFPKGRIGQLLQLMFEIDHNGLSDLLEPLRRAQQSRR, encoded by the coding sequence GTGACTCCCCAAGACCTCGAACAACTGCTGACCACCCCCATGCCCTTTGGCAAACACCAAGGCACGGTGATTGCCGATCTGCCCGCGAACTATCTGCACTGGTTCGCGCGAGAAGGCTTTCCCAAGGGGCGCATCGGTCAGTTGCTGCAACTGATGTTCGAGATCGATCACAATGGGTTGAGTGATTTGCTGGAGCCCTTGCGCAGGGCTCAGCAGTCTCGTCGATAG
- a CDS encoding group III truncated hemoglobin, producing MQDFYSDVMQHPLLGPVFAKELGVRRDAHLDRMVDFWSTVMLGSRSFRGNLVQRHRQLTDVNPAHFNAWIQLWAQHTSGRFDSSTTNKLRRVAHDIGRQLFVSYFDGSSVRRAHADEKVHEHVHAQPSPRAH from the coding sequence GTGCAAGACTTCTACTCTGACGTCATGCAGCACCCGCTGCTCGGCCCCGTGTTCGCCAAGGAGTTGGGGGTTCGTCGGGATGCGCATCTGGATCGCATGGTTGATTTCTGGAGTACCGTGATGCTGGGGTCACGCAGCTTTCGTGGCAACCTCGTGCAACGCCACAGGCAGTTGACCGATGTGAATCCCGCGCACTTCAACGCGTGGATTCAACTGTGGGCCCAACACACCAGTGGGCGCTTCGATAGCAGCACGACCAACAAACTCAGGCGCGTGGCGCATGACATCGGCAGGCAACTGTTCGTGAGCTATTTCGATGGGTCATCCGTGCGCCGTGCACATGCGGATGAAAAAGTCCATGAGCACGTGCACGCGCAACCGTCCCCCCGTGCGCACTGA
- a CDS encoding pyruvate formate lyase family protein, which yields MPPALSAALRAVGMSSTKSSAAGIEVQRAGRRLNFLDVHAPQIVAAHEAGLLHGMPEPLSRCALAADYRRIALYGVEYLRSDCRQMLRALNEAPFTQELMQQRRSLSEQMLALEELRDVALSQGVDISRPAANAHEAVQWMTLAAMALAGESNGAAFPSARASAFLDVYIQRDMDEGLLNEQQAQLLIDEWLLKLSNMRLLCGAEPNAESGDAAVLIECLAGMAQDAQPLVTRTTFRWLQALRHCTAEHLPNVAALWSSALPRGFRNFCSEVARETGVIRFENDTGLRSHLGDDYVVCSSAPALRLGQQVLLDAGHVNLPKALLYAINGGVDEESGVLVARGLGTFWGDVLEYDDIVRRLDRMLDWLATNCVNAFNSAHFLHDRLADASLSMALHDSDAEHVMACSVDGLAVLADSLSAIRYARVQVLRNEDGLAVDFKVDESFPACGRIGGVADEIAHALCDVFAQKLRAQPFIYRNAQPVVVPANTSANTSAGAKTGSTPCGRHAGEAFTVWSTDEVRRWSTGQLVRDRVREDCETKLRVVFAALAEAGCH from the coding sequence ATGCCACCCGCACTGAGTGCGGCCTTGCGTGCTGTTGGGATGTCGTCCACCAAAAGCAGTGCTGCGGGCATTGAGGTGCAGCGCGCGGGTCGTCGCCTGAATTTTCTGGACGTGCATGCACCGCAGATCGTCGCGGCGCACGAGGCGGGCTTGCTGCATGGAATGCCCGAGCCCTTGAGCCGCTGCGCCCTTGCGGCCGACTATCGCCGCATCGCGCTCTATGGCGTGGAGTATTTGCGCAGCGACTGCAGGCAGATGCTGCGCGCGTTGAACGAAGCGCCCTTCACGCAGGAACTGATGCAGCAGCGGCGTAGCCTGTCGGAACAGATGCTTGCGCTTGAGGAGCTGCGCGACGTGGCGCTTTCGCAAGGCGTAGACATCAGTCGGCCTGCGGCGAATGCGCACGAAGCGGTGCAGTGGATGACGCTGGCCGCCATGGCTTTGGCCGGTGAGAGCAATGGTGCAGCGTTTCCCTCAGCGCGCGCGTCGGCGTTTCTTGATGTCTACATCCAGCGCGACATGGATGAGGGCCTGTTGAACGAACAACAGGCGCAGTTGCTGATTGACGAGTGGTTGCTCAAGCTCTCCAATATGCGGCTGCTTTGCGGCGCGGAACCGAATGCCGAAAGCGGTGATGCGGCCGTGCTGATCGAGTGTCTCGCAGGCATGGCGCAGGACGCGCAGCCGCTGGTCACGCGCACCACCTTCCGCTGGCTGCAGGCGTTGCGCCATTGCACGGCAGAGCATCTGCCGAATGTCGCAGCGCTTTGGTCTTCTGCATTGCCGCGCGGTTTTCGCAATTTCTGCAGCGAGGTAGCGCGTGAGACCGGTGTGATCCGCTTCGAAAACGATACGGGTCTGCGGAGTCATCTGGGGGATGACTACGTGGTCTGCTCCAGCGCGCCAGCGCTGCGTCTCGGACAGCAGGTGTTGCTCGACGCGGGGCATGTGAATCTGCCCAAGGCGCTGCTGTACGCGATCAATGGCGGCGTCGATGAGGAAAGCGGCGTGCTCGTGGCCCGAGGGCTGGGCACGTTCTGGGGCGACGTGTTGGAGTATGACGACATTGTGCGTCGGCTGGACCGAATGCTCGACTGGCTTGCGACGAACTGCGTGAACGCCTTCAACAGCGCGCATTTTCTGCATGACAGGTTGGCAGACGCCAGTCTCTCCATGGCCTTGCATGACAGCGATGCGGAGCATGTGATGGCATGCAGCGTGGATGGTCTCGCGGTGCTCGCCGATTCGCTTTCTGCCATCCGGTATGCGCGCGTGCAGGTGCTGCGCAACGAAGACGGCTTGGCGGTGGATTTCAAGGTCGATGAGTCATTCCCTGCATGTGGACGCATTGGCGGCGTTGCCGATGAAATCGCGCATGCGCTTTGCGATGTTTTCGCACAGAAGCTGCGCGCTCAGCCATTCATCTACCGCAATGCGCAGCCTGTGGTTGTTCCAGCCAATACGTCAGCCAACACATCTGCGGGGGCCAAGACAGGCAGCACGCCCTGCGGTCGTCATGCAGGTGAGGCGTTTACCGTGTGGTCCACCGACGAGGTGCGGCGATGGAGCACGGGGCAGCTCGTGCGGGATCGTGTTCGCGAAGACTGCGAGACGAAGCTTCGCGTGGTGTTCGCTGCGTTGGCGGAAGCTGGCTGTCACTGA